In Eublepharis macularius isolate TG4126 chromosome 4, MPM_Emac_v1.0, whole genome shotgun sequence, the following are encoded in one genomic region:
- the LOC129327432 gene encoding zinc finger and SCAN domain-containing protein 31-like: MEEQVIAGSKLWDGMHGQGKKGPQMVHFGSIGTFLSKGPSPQVKREPEEGLQQHWEDQWQEFLKSVQVPDSGPLPQPASGSDSKDFQASFKGTADAPQSSRGGWVTQTQLGLGREGHKVYRSLDSFAKVKDEILNEDIVCLEMRRQQFRQFCYQEAKGPREVCDKLRELCHQWLKPERRTKEQILEQLILEQFLIILPLEMQSWVRESSPENCAQAVALAEDFLMGRRDSKRWGSQGPVPFTEVAVNSSKGGQVLSDARNQQLCRVGKQELGKEGRALDTGSSGDSFQPKDSDQVEPHDASMRIGLVFQHCEERTMLLGQQGAATKQVKDTENKASEALPSWEGDFHDKETKNHSGKELKTSANSEGSFRPSTGLLKHETVPTDEKHFRSSDCKEIFPHSSSLTAHERTHAGDRRFKCSECGKSFNQKRYLTGHKRIHKGETPYKCSDCGRSFNRKWNLIAHKRIHSGESPYKCTDCGKTFSQKGNLMTHVRIHTGEKPYKCAECGKRFSQRAGLTSHRKSHIKINTVGKATVGYLIFLNLSESAQEGSPVQASQVETSLPS; this comes from the exons ATGGAGGAGCAGGTCATAGCCGGCTCCAAATTGTGGGATGGGATGCATGGACAGGGGAAAAAAGGCCCGCAGATGGTGCATTTTGGAAGCATTGGGACCTTTCTGAGCAAAGGGCCCTCACCGCAGGTTAAACGAGAGCCAGAAGAGGGGCTGCAGCAGCACTGGGAAGACCAGTGGCAGGAATTCCTCAAGAGTGTGCAGGTCCCTGACTCAGGACCGCTGCCTCAGCCTGCCTCAGGGAGTGACTCAAAGGATTTCCAGGCCTCCTTCAAAGGAACTGCTGATGCCCCCCAGAGTTCAAGAGGAGGATGGGTGACCCAAACCCAGCTAGGCCTTGGCAGAGAAGGCCACAAGGTCTACCGGAGCTTAGACTCCTTTGCGAAAGTGAAGGATGAGATTCTGAACGAAGATATCGTCTGCCTGGAGATGCGGCGccagcagttccggcagttctgcTACCAGGAAGCCAAAGGGCCCCGGGAGGTTTGTGACAAACTCCGGGAGCTTTGCCATCAATGGCTGAAGCCGGAGAGGCGCACCAAAGAGCAGATCCTGGAGCAGCTGATCCTGGAGCAGTTTCTGATCATCTTGCCCCTGGAAATGCAGAGCTGGGTCCGGGAGAGCAGTCCGGAGAACTGTGCCCAGGCTGTGGCCCTTGCAGAGGACTTCCTGATGGGCCGGCGAGACAGCAAGAGATGGGGGTCACAG GGGCCTGTGCCTTTCACAGAGGTGGCTGTGAATTCATCCAAAGGAGGCCAAGTTCTGTCAGATGCTCGGAACCAGCAGCTTTGCAGAGTAGGCAAGCAGGAGTTGGGCAAAGAAGGACGTGCTCTGG ACACTGGGTCATCGGGAGATTCTTTTCAGCCGAAAGATTCTGATCAAGTGGAACCGCATGATGCATCCATGCGAATAGGCTTAGTTTTCCAACATTGTGAGGAAAGAACAATGCTCTTGGGGCAGCAAGGGGCAGCAACTAAGCAGGTGAAGGACACAGAAAATAAGGCTTCCGAAGCTCTTCCCTCTTGGGAAGGTGACTTTCATGACAAAGAAACCAAAAATCACAGTGGCAAAGAACTAAAAACAAGCGCTAACAGTGAAGGAAGCTTCCGGCCAAGCACAGGCCTTCTTAAACATGAAACAGTTCCCACGGATGAGAAGCACTTCAGGTCCTCGGACTGCAAGGAAATCTTCCCTCATAGTTCCAGCCTCACTGCACATGAGAGGACCCATGCAGGGGACAGGCGGTTCAAGTGTTCCGAGTGCGGGAAGAGCTTCAATCAGAAACGATACCTCACAGGGCATAAGCGAATCCACAAGGGAGAGACCCCGTACAAATGCTCGGACTGTGGGAGGAGCTTCAATCGTAAGTGGAACCTCATTGCCCACAAGAGGATCCATTCGGGGGAGAGCCCGTACAAGTGCACAGACTGTGGGAAGACATTCAGTCAAAAGGGGAACCTCATGACCCACGTGAGGATCCACACAGGCGAGAAGCCTTACAAGTGCGCAGAGTGCGGTAAAAGATTCAGTCAGCGGGCAGGCCTTACGTCACACAGGAAAAGCCATATAAAAATCAACACTGTTGGAAAAGCTACCGTGGGCTATCTGATTTTCTTAAACCTAAGTGAATCTGCACAAGAGGGGAGCCCTGTACAAGCTTCACAAGTGGAGACAAGTTTGCCTTCCTGA
- the LOC129327778 gene encoding zinc finger protein with KRAB and SCAN domains 4-like, with protein MEEQVTATSKLWLGIGGTAKAPQVVHVRSIGQLQTPGTPQQVKCDPGEGLQQRWEAQWQEFLRTLQAPGSEWGNTPLSEEPPLWEDAKVFLASFEQVASACRWPRDKWVTFLLPALSGEAKQAFSSLSSQDREDYGKVKMAILQREANVRERQRQHFRQFCYQEMEGPRAVYGRLQQLCCQWLKTERHSKEEILELLILEQFLTILPQEMQSWVREHGPESCMQAVALAEDFLSKQQEEVEKQEQKERGLAADVFEGLKTPQYVTETAVADNAPLDGNVAGGELFYGKLLVVQTLHDARQIFTDFHGSSHGGHRGIVKTRMAIKQRYYWPGMTRDIEAWVPVPFVEAAAESSEAGQVLLLDAWTHREAKQEYNEGVTLQGNGLEWENEKVCLHREDLEQAELHMASLGRDENGQNSKKGMTVRAQGNQCEKNADDSIFCTKGGKEDKVQQMVSYSEVKNASSDNGRNFGQSSDLTKHENVHAGEKPHISYCGNSFDHTQNHIMHERTHPGDNNLHKCAHCGKSFSRGSSFKEHLRTHAGEALYRCCYCGKNFDQGSIFREHVKTHTGERPYRCTDCGRSFNRKCYLTIHERMHRGENPYTCVHCGKSFPKGSKLVIHERIHTGENPYICSECGKSFNQKGNLVTHMRIHTGEKPYKCTHCGKRFSQKSGLSSHEKTHMGIKRTV; from the exons ATGGAGGAGCAAGTCACAGCGACCTCTAAACTGTGGCTAGGAATTGGAGGAACAGCAAAAGCCCCACAAGTTGTCCATGTAAGAAGCATTGGACAGTTACAGACACCAGGAACCCCCCAGCAAGTAAAATGTGACCCAGGGGAGGGATTGCAACAACGTTGGGAGGCCCAGTGGCAGGAGTTCCTGAGGACACTGCAGGCCCCTGGCTCAGAATGGGGGAACACACCGCTGTCTGAAGAACCCCCACTGTGGGAGGATGCGAAGGTTTTTCTGGCCTCCTTCGAGCAAGTTGCATCAGCGTGCCGGTGGCCTCGTGACAAGTGGGTGACCTTCCTCTTGCCAGCCCTCAGTGGAGAAGCCAAGCAGGCCTTCAGTAGTCTCAGTTCTCAAGACAGAGAGGATTATGGGAAGGTGAAGATGGCCATCTTGCAAAGAGAGGCCAATGTGAGGGAGAGGCAGCGCCAGCATTTCAGGCAATTCTGCTACCAAGAAATGGAGGGGCCGAGAGCAGTTTATGGCAGACTCCAGCAACTTTGCTGTCAATGGCTGAAAACAGAAAGACATTCAAAGGAGGAGATCTTGGAGCTGCTGATCCTAGAGCAATTTCTGACAATCCTGCCCCAGGAAATGCAAAGCTGGGTCCGGGAACATGGCCCTGAATCCTGCATGCAAGCAGTGGCCCTGGCAGAGGATTTCCTGTCGAAGCAGCAGGAAGAGGTGGAGAAACAGGAGCAAAAGGAGCGAGGGTTGGCTGCTGATGTGTTTGAAGGGCTGAAGACTCCACAATATGTGACTGAG ACAGCCGTGGCTGACAACGCCCCTTTGGATGGAAATGTTGCTG GAGGAGAACTATTTTATGGCAAGCTGTTAGTTGTCCAAACTTTGCACGATGCCCGACAAATCTTCACTGACTTTCATGGTAGCAGCCATGGGGGTCACAGAGGCATCGTCAAAACCAGAATGGCAATAAAGCAGCGATATTACTGGCCTGGAATGACACGGGATATAGAAGCATGG GTTCCAGTGCCATTTGTGGAGGCCGCAGCAGAATCTTCCGAAGCAGGCCAGGTTCTGCTGCTGGACGCTTGGACCCACAGGGAAGCCAAGCAGGAGTACAATGAAGGGGTGACCTTGCAGG GTAATGGGCTGGAGTGGGAGAATGAGAAGGTTTGTCTGCATCGGGAAGATCTTGAACAAGCAGAACTACATATGGCATCTTTGGGAAGAgatgaaaatggccaaaatagtAAGAAAGGAATGACTGTGCGTGCGCAGGGAAACCAATGTGAGAAGAATGCGGATGATTCAATTTTCTGTACAAAAGGTGGAAAAGAAGACAAAGTACAGCAAATGGTCTCCTACTCTGAGGTCAAAAATGCATCTTCTGACAATGGAAGAAATTTTGGACAGAGCTCAGACCTTACAAAACATGAGAATGTTCATGCTGGAGAGAAACCACATATATCATATTGCGGGAACAGCTTTGATCATACACAGAACCACATTATGCATGAGAGAACCCATCCAGGAGATAACAATTTGCACAAATGTGCCCACTGTGGCAAAAGCTTTAGCCGTGGCTCCAGCTTTAAGGAACATCTGAGAACCCATGCTGGTGAGGCCCTGTACCGATGCTGTTATTGTGGCAAAAACTTTGACCAAGGTTCCATCTTCCGGGAACATGTCAAGACCCATACAGGTGAGAGACCATACAGATGCACAGATTGTGGGAGAAGCTTCAACCGGAAATGTTACCTGACAATCCACGAGAGGATGCACAGGGGAGAGAACCCATACACATGTGTccactgtgggaaaagcttcccaAAGGGGTCCAAGCTCGTCATCCATGAGCGCATCCACACGGGTGAGAACCCGTACATTTGCtcggaatgtgggaagagcttcaatcAGAAAGGGAACCTCGTGACCCACATGCGGATCCACACAGGCGAGAAACCCTACAAGTGCACTCATTGTGGGAAGAGATTCAGTCAGAAGTCAGGCCTGAGTTCGCATGAGAAAACTCACATGGGAATCAAAAGAACTGTTTAA